In a genomic window of Amphiprion ocellaris isolate individual 3 ecotype Okinawa chromosome 13, ASM2253959v1, whole genome shotgun sequence:
- the her5 gene encoding hairy-related 5, whose amino-acid sequence MSAVAAQYLSCVMEQKGADRVRLLLRQSVRMIIAPECEVCARCVRPEKVSKPQMEKRRRERINHSLETLRLLVLESTNSEKLKNPKVEKAEILESVVEFLKTERDTEKGHQAVKRVLSSEQRPTCSRQQSYEDGMRTCLLRVSQFVASKSQEDTGGGAVQAPFPLPEPQTHSSAPGRIHIHPAGDSAALSPQHHSSGLHCDTSSLLPSTASTHMTDPVWRPWP is encoded by the exons ATGAGCGCAGTGGCTGCCCAGTACCTGAGCTGCGTTATGGAGCAAAAGGGCGCAGATCGCGTCCGTCTGCTGCTGCGCCAGAGTGTGAGGATGATTATTGCGCctgagtgtgaagtgtgtgcGCGCTGCGTCAGGCCTGAG AAGGTCTCCAAACCTCAGATGGAGAAACGCAGACGGGAGCGGATCAACCACAGTCTGGAGACGTTACGACTTCTGGTGCTGGAGAGCACAAACAGTGAG AAACTAAAGAATCCAAAGGTGGAGAAGGCTGAGATCCTGGAGAGTGTGGTGGAGTTCctgaagacagagagggacaCTGAGAAGGGTCACCAGGCCGTGAAGAGGGTCCTGTCCAGCGAGCAGAGGCCGACCTGCTCCCGCCAGCAGAGCTACGAGGACGGCATGAGGACCTGCTTGCTGAGGGTCAGTCAGTTCGTAGCCAGCAAGAGCCAGGAGGACACCGGAGGGGGCGCAGTTCAGGCTCCTTTCCCGCTTCCTGAGCCCCAAACTCACTCCTCCGCTCCGGGGCGCATCCACATCCATCCTGCCGGGGATTCAGCAGCTCTGTCTCCTCAGCACCACAGCAGCGGCCTCCACTGCGACACCAGCAGCCTGCTGCCCTCCACAGCCTCCACGCACATGACTGATCCAGTGTGGAGGCCTTGGCCTTGA